In one window of Arachis ipaensis cultivar K30076 chromosome B06, Araip1.1, whole genome shotgun sequence DNA:
- the LOC110263886 gene encoding uncharacterized protein LOC110263886 → MLEAFLGCTLTAKYCKNKHKRLKEKYQYAADMLACSGFGWNNEKECVEVDSKDVLDAWLKAHPTKFYTPGKPFPLFHRLEGIFGRDRATGAGAVSGFDAEERVNEETDDTAAGFDQSEMSPPPDQEGVVAMQGQASHSEAGATAGSTRLCGRKRKQVDVLERMANQIQQSSADQRKNAQLIADAIVGVNEKWKVGEKLTQLGFGDDDVVRAILKFAQSPNVYAHFWGLSDSQMIALVRSII, encoded by the exons ATGTTGGAGGCTTTCCTCGGTTGTACACTGACCGCGAAGTATTGCAAGAATAAGCACAAGCGGCTCAAGGAGAAGTACCAGTACGCCGCTGATATGCTTGCTTGTAGCGGATTCGGATGGAACAACGAGAAAGAATGTGTAGAGGTTGACAGCAAAGACGTCCTTGATGCTTGGTTGAAG GCACATCCGACCAAGTTCTACACTCCTGGCAAGCCATTTCCTTTATTTCACCGGCTGGAAGGTATCTTTGGCAGAGATAGAGCCACGGGAGCCGGGGCCGTTAGTGGCTTCGATGCGGAGGAACGGGTTAACGAGGAGACAGACGACACTGCTGCTGGTTTTGATCAGTCTGAGATGTCTCCACCTCCAGACCAAGAGGGAGTTGTAGCAATGCAAGGACAAGCATCACATTCTGAGGCCGGTGCGACCGCGGGAAGCACAAGGCTATGCGGGAGGAAGAGAAAACAAGTTGACGTACTCGAGAGGATGGCCAATCAGATTCAGCAATCATCGGCTGACCAGCGAAAGAATGCCCAGCTGATAGCTGATGCCATTGTTGGTGTGAACGAGAAGTGGAAGGTTGGCGAGAAGCTCACACAGCTTGGATTCGGTGATGACGATGTGGTGAGGGCGATTCTGAAGTTTGCCCAGAGTCCTAATGTGTATGCACATTTCTGGGGCTTGTCAGATTCACAAATGATTGCGCTTGTGCGTTCCATTATATGA